In the genome of Bos mutus isolate GX-2022 chromosome 20, NWIPB_WYAK_1.1, whole genome shotgun sequence, one region contains:
- the LOC138984219 gene encoding ribonuclease H-like, translated as MEIFTDGSSFVQNGQRKAGYAVVTAKQVWEAKSLPQGTSAQLAELVALTRALELSKGQRVNIYKDSKYAYLTLHAHAAIWKERHFKTATGEPIKHFREIERFLTAIYCPKEVAVMHCKGHSRDGSKIAEGNQLADCQARKVALYETPSLQTPLIWTGPVEQGRPQYTEEELER; from the coding sequence atggaaatattcacagatggcagttcttttgttcagaATGGACAGCGTAAAGCAGGTTACGCCGTGGTGACTGCTAAACAGGTTtgggaagcaaaatctctcccccagggaaccagtgctcagttagcggagcttgtggccctgacccgagctctagagttaagcaaagggcagcgggTAAATATCTACAAGGATTCtaagtatgcttatttgactttacatgctcatgctgcaatatggaaagagagacattttaaaacagcaacaggagaacctattaagcatttcagagagatcGAGAGAtttttaactgctatatattgtcctaaagaagtagctgttatgCACTGCAAAGGGCACAGCAGGGATGGGAGTAAAATAGCCGAAGGTAATCAGCTGGCTGACTGTCAAGCCAGAAAAGTGGCACTTTACGAAACCCCTTCACTACAGACAcctttgatctggacaggtccTGTGGAACAGGGAAGACCAcaatatactgaggaagaattagaaagatga